In Sphingomonas sp. M1-B02, the sequence CGAAGGCCTCGCGCAGGCGGCCGCTCTCGGCGTCGGCCTGCCAGTCGGCCATGCTGTAGCGCTCCTCGCGCACCGTCACGCCGCTGTCGCGCGCCAGCGTGAGGAGCGATTCGCGGGTGATACCCGGGAGGATCGTGCCGCCCAGCGGCGGGGTCTGGATCGAGCCGTCCTCGAAGACGAAGAAGACATTCATGCCCCCAAGTTCCTCGACATAGCGATTCTCGACCGCGTCGAGGAAGACGACCTGATCGCATTCCTCGCGGATCGCCTCGGCCTGGGCGACGAGGCTGCCGGCATAATTGCCGCCACATTTGGCTGCGCCGGTGCCCCCGGGCGCGGCGCGGGTATAATGTTCGGAGACCCACAAGGTCACCGAAGGCGCGCCGCCCTTGAAATAGGCGCCGGCGGGCGAGGCGATGACCATATAGAGATATTCCTGCGCGGGCCGCACGCCGAGGAAGGTCTCGCTCGCGAACATGAAGGGGCGAAGATAGAGGGAGCCGCCTTCGCTTTCCGGGATCCAGGCGCGATCGACGCTGACGAGCTCGCGGATCGAGGCGAGAAACAGATCGTCGGGCACCGGCGGCATCGCCATCCGCTCGGCCGATTCGGCGAAGCGGCGGGCATTGGCGTCGGCACGGAACAAAGAGGCGCCGCCATCCGGGGTGCGATAGGCCTTCATCCCCTCGAAGATTTCCTGGGCATAATGGAGCACCGCGCAGGCGGGATCGATCAGGATCGGGCCCCGCGGCTGGATGCGCGCATCGTGCCAGCCGCGATCGGCCGTGTAACGGATCACGACCATATGATCGGTGAACACCTTACCGAAGCCGGGATTGGCGAGGAGCGCGGCGCGGTCGGCATCGGCGACCGGGCTGGCATGCGCCTCAAACTCGAAATCCAGGATCGTGGCGTCGTGCATCATGGCGTCCCTGAAGGCTGTGTCGGAGCGGGTTGCCGTGGACTAGGGCGCAGGGCTAGAATGGTCAACATGGCTGCCCCAATTCCCGCCTCGCCCCTCTTCCTGCGCGAGCCCGAAATCCGCCGCGGGATCGAATTGCTCTATTTCGGTTACGCCAATCTGACGCGCTCGATCGACGCCGGGCTGGCGGCGCAGGGGCTGGGCCGCGCGCACCACCGCGCACTCTATTTTATCGCGCGCAAGCCCGATCTGACGGTAAGCGAATTGCTGGCGATCCTGGCGATCACCAAACAGTCGTTGGGGCGGGTGCTGGGCGAATTGTCCGAGCGCGGGCTGGTCGAGACGCGCACCGGCGACCGGGACCGGCGCCAGCGGCTGCTGCGGCTGACCGCGGCGGGTACGGCGCTGGAGGGCGAATTGTTCGACGCGCTGCGCGAGAATATGTCGGCCGCCTATAGCAGCGCGGGCCAAGGCGCGGTCGGCGGCTTCTGGGCGGTGCTGGAGGGACTCGTGCCCGAAAGCGAGCGCGGGCGGGTTTCGGGAGCTGGGCGCTAGGCCAAAACGTCATTCCGGCGAAGCCGAAACCTCATCCCACAAACCGAAACGCTTGCGGCACGAGATTCGGCGTTCGCCGGGACGACGCAATCGGGTCAGGCGACCTTGAAGCCTTCCTTGTTCATCGTCGCGGTGAGATGCTTGTTCTTCTCTTCGCTCAGCTGCGCGCGGAGCATCGGGAAGAGCTTCATCTCCTCCTCCTGCATATGCTCCTCGATATCCGCGCGGAACTTCCGAACGATGGCGATCCATTCGGGCGAGGCGGTGGGCGTATTCTCCAGCTCGTAGAGATACTGCTTCACATAGCCATGCTCCTTGTTGAGCTCGTCCGCGGCCTCGATCTGCCCGATTTCGCGCAGCGCGGGGTAGATCACATTCTCTTCCTCGATCGCATGCTTCATCAACGCATGCTTGAGATGCGCGAGCAGCATGTTGCGGCGGACACTAGCCTTCTCATCGGTCGCCTCGATCGCGTCGAACACCTTGAGCGTGGCGGCATGCTCGGCCGCGAGCGCCTCGTCCCAATTCCCCGCGAGCATGGTCGGCGCCTGCACCGCGGCCTTGCGCCCGAACATCGCGAGGATGCCGAGCGCCGCGCCGCCGGCGACGGCGCCTGCGACCATGCCGAAGTTGCTGCCGCCCTTTTCGGACTCCGAGCCCTTGAACCGTCCCTTGCTGTCGCGCGTCGCCGTGCTGGTCGCCATTTCCGCCTCCATTGAATTTCGAGTCGGCTGGATAACCAACTGGAGACGCAGGCGTTCCGAGTCGCAGCTATTTGCGGGCTTCGGCGGCCATTTCGG encodes:
- a CDS encoding branched-chain amino acid aminotransferase — encoded protein: MHDATILDFEFEAHASPVADADRAALLANPGFGKVFTDHMVVIRYTADRGWHDARIQPRGPILIDPACAVLHYAQEIFEGMKAYRTPDGGASLFRADANARRFAESAERMAMPPVPDDLFLASIRELVSVDRAWIPESEGGSLYLRPFMFASETFLGVRPAQEYLYMVIASPAGAYFKGGAPSVTLWVSEHYTRAAPGGTGAAKCGGNYAGSLVAQAEAIREECDQVVFLDAVENRYVEELGGMNVFFVFEDGSIQTPPLGGTILPGITRESLLTLARDSGVTVREERYSMADWQADAESGRLREAFACGTAAVVTPIGRVRGRGMDFAIGNGGPGILTEQLREQLVAIQRGTAPDPHGWVERLF
- a CDS encoding MarR family transcriptional regulator, which codes for MAAPIPASPLFLREPEIRRGIELLYFGYANLTRSIDAGLAAQGLGRAHHRALYFIARKPDLTVSELLAILAITKQSLGRVLGELSERGLVETRTGDRDRRQRLLRLTAAGTALEGELFDALRENMSAAYSSAGQGAVGGFWAVLEGLVPESERGRVSGAGR
- a CDS encoding hemerythrin domain-containing protein, which translates into the protein MATSTATRDSKGRFKGSESEKGGSNFGMVAGAVAGGAALGILAMFGRKAAVQAPTMLAGNWDEALAAEHAATLKVFDAIEATDEKASVRRNMLLAHLKHALMKHAIEEENVIYPALREIGQIEAADELNKEHGYVKQYLYELENTPTASPEWIAIVRKFRADIEEHMQEEEMKLFPMLRAQLSEEKNKHLTATMNKEGFKVA